The following proteins are encoded in a genomic region of Methylibium petroleiphilum PM1:
- a CDS encoding helicase HerA-like C-terminal domain-containing protein: MAEPLLIAKHGEIECALLPALANRHGLITGATGTGKTITLQALAEQFSKIGVPVFLADVKGDLTGIAQAGSVNDKLAKVLKDRGLDLPTPLACPATLWDVFGAQGHPVRATVSDMGPLLLGRMLALNETQQGVLSLVFKIADDNGMLLLDLKDLRAMLQHVGDNAKEFQTEYGNISAASVGAIQRGLMQIEEQGGDKFFGEPMLDIGDFMQTADGKGVINILAADKLMTAPRLYATFLLWMLSELFELLPEVGDLEKPKLVFFFDEAHLLFTDAPKALVERIELVVRLVRSKGVGVYFVTQNPLDVPDSVLGQLGNRVQHALRAFTPRDQKAVKSAAETMRANPGLDIATAITELAVGEALVSLLDEKGRPGITQRVFVIPPGSQIGPITPQQRQALIAGSLVAGVYEKVVDRESAYEKLKGRGAATAEAADALKANRGAGGTAPAQDGGGMLGGLGDILFGSTGPRGGKREGLAESMAKSAVRTMGTTVGREIIRGVLGSLLGGSKRR, translated from the coding sequence ATGGCCGAACCCCTGCTGATCGCCAAGCACGGCGAGATCGAATGCGCGCTGCTGCCCGCCCTGGCCAACCGCCACGGGCTGATCACCGGGGCCACCGGCACCGGCAAGACCATCACGCTGCAGGCGCTGGCCGAGCAGTTCTCGAAGATCGGCGTGCCGGTCTTTCTGGCCGACGTGAAGGGCGACCTGACCGGTATCGCCCAGGCCGGCAGCGTGAACGACAAGCTCGCCAAGGTGCTGAAGGACCGCGGCCTGGACCTGCCGACCCCGCTCGCCTGCCCGGCCACCCTGTGGGACGTGTTCGGCGCCCAGGGCCACCCGGTGCGCGCCACCGTGTCCGACATGGGCCCGCTGCTGCTGGGCCGCATGCTCGCGCTCAACGAGACCCAGCAGGGCGTGCTGTCGCTGGTGTTCAAGATCGCCGACGACAACGGCATGCTGCTGCTGGACCTGAAGGACCTGCGCGCGATGCTGCAGCACGTGGGCGACAACGCCAAGGAGTTCCAGACCGAATACGGCAACATCAGCGCCGCCAGCGTGGGCGCCATCCAGCGCGGCCTGATGCAGATCGAGGAACAAGGCGGCGACAAGTTCTTCGGCGAGCCGATGCTCGACATCGGTGACTTCATGCAGACCGCAGACGGCAAGGGCGTGATCAACATCCTGGCCGCCGACAAGCTGATGACCGCGCCGCGGCTCTACGCCACCTTCCTGCTGTGGATGCTCAGCGAGCTGTTCGAGTTGCTGCCCGAGGTGGGCGACCTGGAGAAGCCCAAGCTGGTGTTCTTCTTCGACGAGGCTCACCTGCTGTTCACCGACGCCCCGAAGGCTCTGGTCGAGCGCATCGAGCTGGTGGTGCGGCTGGTGCGCTCCAAGGGCGTGGGCGTCTATTTCGTGACGCAGAACCCGCTCGACGTGCCCGACAGCGTGCTCGGCCAGCTCGGCAACCGCGTGCAGCATGCGCTGCGCGCCTTCACGCCGCGCGACCAGAAGGCCGTCAAGTCGGCCGCCGAGACGATGCGCGCCAATCCCGGGCTCGACATCGCCACCGCGATCACCGAGCTGGCGGTCGGCGAGGCGCTGGTCAGCCTGCTCGACGAGAAGGGCCGCCCCGGCATCACCCAGCGCGTCTTCGTCATCCCGCCGGGCAGCCAGATCGGCCCGATCACGCCACAGCAGCGCCAGGCGCTGATCGCCGGCTCGCTGGTGGCCGGCGTGTACGAGAAGGTGGTCGACCGCGAGTCGGCCTACGAGAAGCTCAAGGGCCGCGGCGCCGCCACGGCCGAGGCGGCCGACGCGCTGAAGGCGAATCGCGGCGCCGGCGGCACCGCGCCGGCACAGGACGGCGGCGGCATGCTCGGCGGGCTGGGCGACATCCTGTTCGGCTCGACCGGGCCGCGCGGCGGCAAGCGCGAGGGTCTGGCCGAGTCGATGGCCAAGTCGGCCGTGCGCACCATGGGCACCACGGTGGGCCGCGAGATCATCCGCGGCGTGCTGGGCAGCCTGCTGGGCGGCAGCAAGCGGCGCTGA
- a CDS encoding YebC/PmpR family DNA-binding transcriptional regulator, which produces MAGHSKWANIQHRKGRQDEKRGKIWTRIIREIVVAARAGGGDTAMNPRLRLAIDKAKAANMPADRIKYNVDKATGNQEGVSYEEIRYEGYGIGGAAIIIDTMTDNRVRTVAEVRHAFSKYGGNLGTDGSVSFQFKHCGQFMFAPGSSEDRIMEVALDAGAEDVVTDDDGTVEVLCAPPDFEAVQAALQAAGLVPELAEVTMRAENTVALDGEDAQRMQKLLDVLEDLDDTQAVFHNAELDE; this is translated from the coding sequence ATGGCCGGCCATTCCAAATGGGCCAACATCCAGCACCGCAAGGGCCGCCAGGATGAGAAGCGCGGCAAGATCTGGACCCGCATCATTCGAGAGATCGTCGTGGCGGCCCGCGCCGGCGGCGGCGACACCGCGATGAACCCGCGGCTGCGCCTGGCGATCGACAAGGCCAAGGCCGCCAACATGCCGGCCGACCGCATCAAGTACAACGTCGACAAGGCCACCGGCAACCAGGAAGGCGTCAGCTACGAGGAGATCCGCTACGAGGGCTACGGCATCGGCGGCGCGGCGATCATCATCGACACGATGACCGACAACCGGGTGCGCACGGTGGCCGAGGTGCGGCACGCCTTCAGCAAGTACGGCGGCAACCTGGGCACCGACGGCTCGGTGAGCTTCCAGTTCAAGCACTGCGGCCAGTTCATGTTCGCGCCGGGCAGCAGCGAGGACAGGATCATGGAGGTGGCGCTCGATGCCGGCGCCGAGGACGTGGTGACCGACGACGACGGAACGGTGGAGGTGCTCTGTGCGCCGCCCGATTTCGAGGCCGTGCAGGCGGCGTTGCAGGCGGCCGGGCTGGTGCCCGAACTGGCCGAGGTGACGATGCGTGCCGAGAACACCGTGGCGCTGGACGGCGAGGACGCGCAGCGCATGCAGAAGCTGCTCGACGTGCTGGAAGACCTGGACGACACGCAGGCCGTGTTCCACAACGCCGAACTGGACGAGTGA
- the purD gene encoding phosphoribosylamine--glycine ligase, whose protein sequence is MKVLVIGGGGREHALAWKLAQSPKVQMVYVAPGNGGTALDVRLKNVAITEVDALANFAQAEKIGLTVVGPEAPLAAGVVDVFRARGLRVFGPTQAAAQLESSKAFSKDFMKRHGIPTAAYETFSDAAAAHAYVDRMGAPIVVKADGLAAGKGVVVAATLDEAHQAVDWMLAGHSGDNKLGVTHNAGGARVVIEEFLAGEEASFIVLADGRHVLPLATSQDHKRLKDGDAGPNTGGMGAYSPAPVVTPNIHAKVMHEIIQPTLDGMARDGIPYTGFLYAGLMIDAQGNPKTLEFNCRMGDPETQPIMMRLKSDLLDVLTHAADGTLDQVELQWDRRFALGVVMAAHGYPEQPRKADVITGLPPETADAVVFHAGTSKPGKDIVTSGGRVLCVTALGDSAKVAQARAYDALSGIAFDGMQFRRDIGHRAIKR, encoded by the coding sequence ATGAAGGTTCTCGTCATCGGCGGTGGTGGCCGCGAGCACGCGCTGGCCTGGAAGCTGGCGCAGTCGCCCAAGGTGCAGATGGTCTACGTGGCGCCGGGCAACGGCGGCACGGCGCTCGACGTGCGCCTGAAGAACGTCGCGATCACCGAGGTGGACGCGCTGGCCAACTTCGCGCAGGCCGAGAAGATCGGCCTCACGGTGGTCGGCCCGGAGGCGCCGCTGGCGGCCGGCGTGGTGGACGTGTTCCGCGCGCGCGGACTGCGGGTGTTCGGCCCGACCCAGGCGGCCGCGCAACTGGAGAGCTCAAAGGCCTTCTCGAAGGACTTCATGAAGCGCCACGGCATTCCCACGGCTGCCTATGAGACCTTCTCCGATGCGGCGGCCGCGCATGCCTACGTCGACCGCATGGGCGCGCCGATCGTCGTCAAGGCCGACGGCCTGGCGGCCGGCAAGGGCGTGGTGGTCGCGGCGACGCTCGACGAGGCCCACCAGGCGGTCGACTGGATGCTGGCCGGCCACAGCGGCGACAACAAGCTCGGGGTCACGCACAACGCCGGTGGAGCGCGGGTGGTGATCGAGGAGTTCCTGGCCGGCGAGGAAGCCAGCTTCATCGTGCTGGCCGATGGCCGGCACGTGCTGCCGCTCGCCACCAGCCAGGACCACAAGCGCCTGAAGGACGGCGATGCCGGACCGAACACCGGCGGCATGGGCGCCTACTCGCCGGCGCCGGTGGTCACGCCCAACATCCACGCCAAGGTGATGCACGAGATCATCCAGCCCACGCTCGACGGCATGGCACGTGATGGCATTCCCTATACGGGTTTCCTGTACGCCGGGCTGATGATCGATGCCCAGGGCAACCCGAAGACGCTGGAATTCAACTGCCGCATGGGCGACCCGGAAACCCAGCCCATCATGATGCGCCTCAAGAGCGACCTGCTGGACGTGCTGACGCATGCCGCCGACGGCACGCTCGACCAGGTCGAGCTGCAGTGGGACCGGCGTTTCGCGCTCGGCGTGGTGATGGCCGCGCACGGCTACCCGGAGCAACCGCGCAAGGCCGACGTGATCACCGGCCTGCCGCCCGAGACCGCGGACGCGGTGGTGTTCCACGCCGGCACCAGCAAGCCGGGCAAGGACATCGTGACGAGTGGCGGCCGCGTGCTGTGCGTCACCGCGCTCGGGGACTCGGCCAAGGTCGCGCAGGCTCGCGCCTACGACGCACTCTCGGGCATCGCCTTCGACGGCATGCAGTTCCGCCGCGACATCGGTCACCGCGCGATCAAGCGCTGA
- the hemF gene encoding oxygen-dependent coproporphyrinogen oxidase, which translates to MTDTQAVRDYLLGLQERIVAALEAEDGGRFLSDRWTREPGGKLEGEGLSRLIEGGRLLERGGCSFSHVRGRALPPSATQHRPELAGAPFEAMGVSLVFHPRNPYVPTVHMNVRMLAAHRADGEIVTWFGGGMDLTPYYGFEEDAAHFHATCRDALAPFGDDKYPRFKQWCDEYFFLKHRNEPRGVGGVFYDDFSELGFDGSFAMTRAVGDALLAGYLPIVQRRQALPFGERERGFQAYRRGRYVEFNLVWDRGTLFGLQSGGRTESILMSMPPAAAWRYDWQPEAGTPEARLYSDFLRPRDWVAPT; encoded by the coding sequence ATGACTGACACGCAAGCCGTCCGGGACTACCTGCTGGGTCTGCAGGAGCGCATCGTCGCCGCGCTGGAGGCGGAGGACGGCGGGCGCTTCCTGAGCGACCGCTGGACGCGCGAGCCGGGCGGCAAGCTGGAGGGCGAGGGTCTGTCGCGCCTGATCGAGGGCGGCCGCCTGCTCGAGCGCGGCGGCTGCAGCTTCAGCCATGTGCGCGGCCGGGCACTGCCACCGTCGGCCACCCAGCATCGCCCCGAGCTCGCCGGCGCTCCCTTCGAGGCGATGGGCGTTTCGCTGGTGTTCCACCCGCGCAACCCCTATGTGCCGACGGTGCACATGAACGTGCGCATGCTGGCTGCACACCGAGCCGACGGCGAGATCGTCACCTGGTTTGGCGGCGGCATGGACCTGACGCCGTACTACGGCTTCGAGGAAGATGCGGCGCATTTCCATGCCACCTGCCGCGACGCGCTGGCGCCGTTCGGCGACGACAAGTACCCGCGCTTCAAGCAGTGGTGCGACGAGTACTTCTTCCTGAAGCATCGCAACGAGCCGCGCGGCGTCGGCGGCGTGTTCTACGACGACTTCTCCGAACTCGGCTTCGATGGCAGCTTCGCGATGACGCGTGCGGTCGGCGACGCGCTGCTCGCGGGCTATCTGCCGATCGTGCAGCGCCGCCAGGCGCTGCCGTTCGGCGAACGCGAGCGCGGGTTCCAGGCCTACCGGCGCGGCCGATACGTCGAGTTCAACCTGGTGTGGGACCGCGGCACGCTGTTCGGGCTGCAGTCCGGCGGGCGCACCGAATCCATCCTGATGTCGATGCCGCCGGCCGCGGCCTGGCGCTACGACTGGCAGCCCGAGGCCGGCACGCCGGAAGCCCGGCTCTACAGCGACTTCCTGCGGCCCCGTGATTGGGTGGCCCCGACTTGA
- the nadD gene encoding nicotinate-nucleotide adenylyltransferase, with protein MNASPQRRIGLYGGSFDPPHMGHLVLAMTAVQHLKLDELRWIPAGVAWQKERTLLSATHRAGMVKAAITGHRGFKLDRREIERNGPSYTIDTVRESQLAEPNAKWFLVIGQDQYERLPTWHEWRELITRVTLAVAGRDGKSPSPPSELLAVWHRIEALPMPPMNVSSTAIRAHLAAGGTAQSLVPDMVPTVVARYIDRYHLYAPPRGGVPAA; from the coding sequence TTGAACGCCTCGCCCCAACGCCGCATCGGCCTGTACGGCGGCAGTTTCGATCCGCCGCACATGGGCCATCTGGTGCTCGCGATGACCGCCGTGCAGCACCTCAAGCTCGACGAGCTGCGCTGGATCCCGGCCGGCGTGGCGTGGCAGAAGGAGCGCACGTTGCTGAGCGCCACACACCGCGCCGGCATGGTGAAGGCGGCCATCACCGGCCACCGCGGCTTCAAGCTCGACCGTCGCGAGATCGAGCGGAACGGCCCCAGCTACACCATCGACACGGTGCGCGAGTCGCAGCTCGCCGAGCCGAACGCGAAGTGGTTTCTGGTGATCGGACAGGACCAGTACGAACGCCTGCCCACCTGGCACGAGTGGCGCGAGCTGATCACGCGAGTCACGTTGGCGGTGGCCGGCCGCGACGGCAAGTCACCGTCGCCGCCTTCCGAACTGCTGGCGGTTTGGCACCGCATCGAGGCGCTGCCCATGCCGCCGATGAACGTCTCGTCGACGGCGATCCGTGCCCACCTCGCGGCCGGTGGCACCGCGCAGTCGCTGGTTCCCGACATGGTGCCCACCGTGGTCGCGCGCTATATTGACCGTTACCACCTCTACGCGCCGCCTCGCGGTGGCGTCCCCGCCGCCTGA
- the rsfS gene encoding ribosome silencing factor, translating to MDIRKLQRAIVDGLEDVKAQDIQVFNTEHLSPLFERVIMASGLSNRQTKALAASVRDAVRSQGFPVMRTEGEDNGEWIIVDCGAAVAHIMQPEIRRYYHLEEIWGGKSVKMKFGAVSKGLVKASAPAAPARKSAAAKAPAARKAPARKTAASAPVAKKTPTRSAPTTRAPATKRAPAKKAAPSRKTSRA from the coding sequence ATGGACATCCGCAAACTGCAACGCGCCATCGTCGATGGCCTCGAGGACGTGAAGGCCCAGGACATCCAGGTCTTCAACACCGAGCACCTGTCGCCGCTGTTCGAACGGGTGATCATGGCCTCGGGCCTGAGCAACCGGCAGACGAAGGCCCTGGCCGCCAGCGTGCGCGACGCGGTCCGATCGCAGGGCTTCCCGGTCATGCGCACCGAGGGCGAGGACAACGGAGAGTGGATCATCGTCGACTGCGGTGCGGCTGTGGCGCACATCATGCAGCCCGAGATCCGCCGCTATTACCACCTCGAGGAGATCTGGGGCGGCAAGTCGGTGAAGATGAAGTTCGGCGCGGTGAGCAAGGGCCTGGTCAAGGCCTCGGCGCCGGCCGCGCCGGCGCGCAAGTCCGCCGCGGCCAAGGCGCCTGCGGCCAGGAAGGCGCCGGCCCGCAAGACGGCGGCTTCTGCGCCGGTCGCAAAGAAGACACCGACCCGGTCGGCCCCGACCACCCGCGCACCGGCCACGAAGCGCGCTCCCGCGAAGAAGGCCGCGCCGTCGCGCAAGACGTCGCGCGCATGA
- the rlmH gene encoding 23S rRNA (pseudouridine(1915)-N(3))-methyltransferase RlmH, producing MKLALVAVGQRLPAWAETACEDYLKRFPADWRVELKAVKAEPRTQGKTVDAMKAAEAQRIEAACARGVRRVVLDERGTRLTTQQLAQRLQAWQLDGRDVALLIGGPDGLADTLKDGADETLRLSDLTLPHAFARVLLAEALYRAWSVNAGHPYHRE from the coding sequence ATGAAGCTCGCGCTGGTCGCCGTCGGCCAGCGCCTGCCAGCCTGGGCCGAAACGGCCTGCGAGGATTACCTCAAGCGCTTTCCCGCCGATTGGCGCGTGGAACTGAAGGCGGTGAAGGCGGAGCCACGCACCCAGGGCAAGACCGTGGACGCCATGAAGGCCGCCGAGGCGCAGCGCATCGAGGCGGCCTGCGCCAGGGGCGTGCGCCGTGTCGTGCTCGACGAGCGCGGCACCCGCCTGACCACCCAGCAGCTGGCGCAGAGGCTGCAGGCCTGGCAGCTCGACGGCCGCGACGTGGCGCTGCTGATCGGCGGCCCCGATGGCCTGGCCGACACGCTCAAGGACGGCGCCGACGAGACGCTGCGTCTGTCGGACCTGACGCTGCCTCACGCCTTCGCACGGGTCTTGCTCGCCGAAGCGCTGTACCGGGCGTGGTCGGTCAACGCCGGCCACCCCTATCACCGCGAGTAG
- a CDS encoding Maf family protein, with the protein MPEFLYLASQSPRRRQLLLQIDVRHELLLPGADEDSEALEAVLPGEAAADYVQRVTLAKLAAARARLLQRALQAAPILCADTTVVLGGRILGKPADDEEAAHMLEALSGQTHQVLTAVAVVEGPHAAFEPQLRLQVSTVRLCRLTSDEIVRYVASGESHGKAGAYAIQSQAAAWIEHIDGSYTGIMGLPLFETAQLLKPLGWQF; encoded by the coding sequence GTGCCCGAATTCCTCTACCTGGCGTCGCAGAGTCCGCGGCGCCGCCAGCTGCTGCTGCAGATCGACGTGCGCCACGAACTGCTGCTGCCCGGCGCCGACGAGGACAGCGAGGCGCTGGAAGCCGTGCTGCCCGGCGAGGCGGCGGCCGACTATGTGCAGCGCGTGACGCTCGCCAAGCTGGCGGCGGCGCGGGCGCGCCTGCTGCAGCGGGCACTGCAGGCGGCGCCGATCCTGTGCGCCGACACCACCGTGGTGCTGGGCGGCCGCATTCTCGGCAAGCCGGCCGATGACGAGGAAGCAGCACACATGCTCGAGGCCCTGTCGGGCCAGACCCACCAGGTGCTGACGGCGGTGGCCGTGGTCGAAGGACCGCATGCGGCCTTCGAGCCCCAGCTGCGGCTGCAGGTGTCGACCGTGCGACTGTGCCGGCTGACCTCCGACGAGATCGTGCGCTACGTCGCGAGCGGCGAGTCGCACGGCAAGGCCGGGGCCTATGCGATCCAGAGCCAGGCGGCCGCATGGATCGAGCACATCGATGGCAGCTACACCGGCATCATGGGTCTGCCGCTGTTCGAGACGGCACAACTGCTGAAGCCGTTGGGCTGGCAGTTCTGA